The Cinclus cinclus chromosome 3, bCinCin1.1, whole genome shotgun sequence genome has a window encoding:
- the FAM162B gene encoding protein FAM162B, which yields MPSPEDRSPLGVPPLLRARLEGFSGRGGAGPGSLPLRQELRPRQRVPPLLAILSILAMLPALLRPGRLLSAAPLRPPAPRGAAAAGDPARSPGTTRAEQAHRVVASYKPSKFDKKILLWTGRFKTEEEIPLRIPPEMLDKARNKARVKACYIMIGLSIIACFAVIASAKKAAARHESLTSLNLAKKAKWRKEAALAAEAKTK from the exons ATGCCTTCGCCAGAGGACCGATCCCCGCTGGGCGTCCCGCCTCTCCTCCGGGCGCGGCTGGAAGGGTTctcggggcggggcggggcggggccggggtcTCTCCCGCTGCGGCAGGAGCTCCGGCCGAGGCAGAGGGTCCCGCCGCTCCTCGCCATCCTCTCCATCCTTGCCATGCTGCCGGCGCTCCTCCGCCCGGGGCGGCTGCTGTCCGCCGCGCCGCTCCGCCCGCCCGCTCCGCGGGGAGCCGCGGCCGCCGGGGATCCCGCCCGGAGCCCGGGCACCACCCGCG CTGAGCAGGCTCACAGGGTGGTTGCAAGTTACAAACCTTCGAAGTTtgacaaaaaaatccttttgtgGACTGGACGTTTCAAGACAGAAGAAGAGATTCCTCTGAGGATCCC GCCAGAGATGCTAGACAAGGCAAGAAACAAAGCTCGAGTGAAAGCCTGTTACATCATGATTGGGCTCTCAATTATTGCCTGTTTTGCAGTGATTGCTTCAGCTAAGAAG gctgctgcacgTCATGAGTCCTTAACGAGCTTAAACTTGGCAAAGAAGGCCAAGTGGCGGAAGGAGGCTGCGCTGGCTGCAGAAGCAAAGACAAAATAA